From the Hordeum vulgare subsp. vulgare chromosome 1H, MorexV3_pseudomolecules_assembly, whole genome shotgun sequence genome, the window aagtacctaagcagcatgcaattgggcaaagaaaggtgaaactaccatgcatcgaaaaacataggagatagtatgatcaaaatgacttgccttgatgatagttgtcttgatcgagcgcttctaagtaacaagcttcgcactccgggtgatctaccgatacaaacaaatacacaccataagcactacaatcaatcaacaagtaaaaataacatcacaagtagtaagtagctatggcctaagtgaaagaattcactacacgtcactaaggcagaaacttgtttctgttaaaaccccaagtaaaaatatttaaaaaaatttgaaacttataccacagtaagatataatcactaggaagcagtagcaaaacgaatcaaatcaaaatcattttttaaactcctggaataagcaaaacaaggtttaaactaaatctgatctaattcaaatttgaaaatttcaaacatagacaaattatatgtttttaaaaactacagaaaaattatgatctactggaacaagtttcaactccattggaattcgggatcaaaagctatgatcaaaacaattttGAAACTTTCTTTGTTTTGGAAAAAGAAAAAACATATTCTAACagacaggggtacacgtggcagtttctgattggctggtgggtgtttgctgcgagggaaaactaacacacggccgcaatctaatgaaaactactcggctcagtttaagtgacagaaaaaccgatccggttttttttgtaagaccagaaggggtatgcacatctaatctaacccattgatctaagatcctacggtggaaaaacaacaaaaagaaaaactagaGGAGGGGGAGGATCTCACCGTGGCTGGGAGGAGCTGGGCAGCTCCGGTGGCTATTCCTGTGAGGGGGGTTGGTCGCCGgcagggtggggcggcggaggagggggcggtcggCTCCGGGGCGTCGGGGAGGCAGCAGGGGAGGCGTCCGGGGCGACGGGGAGGCAGCAGGAGCTTCTGCTGGCTCGAGCTGGGCGGAGCTCCGGCGACGTCGAGGGGGCGGCGTGGGGCTCGGgcagggcggcgtgggggtggaacggggcgagggcggctcggggcgtcggtttttatagggggagggggtggccgaggaGGGTAGGGAATCGGGCGAGCCATGGAAGGTGCGCTGCTTGCTGGAGAAAGGAAAGTCAcgggagaagaaagaaggaaggaagaagaagagggaaggaaagagagagaagaaaaaaagaaagaaaagaaaagaaaaggggaaaaataaaaaaaaggaagggGTGGCGCTGCGGTTTGCCAGGGATTGGCTTCCTGGCGATGGGGATCTCACCCCAGAATATCTCCCGTGTcttttttttaacagaaactaaaacgaaaaaaaggaaacaaataaaataattaatataggatattatataccaaaatgatcagaaaaatatcctctactcgattaacatttttccaaggcaaaaataaaaacttaaaaaaatgtttttaaaaaataatcccttatgctatattttctttttgcaattattttcacgataaaactttggctttcttggctcaaaatatttcaaaaatgcctcacactttggagggtcattttcctccgctctctcttgcgtgcaagagattattttccggcacttctcgtgtgaagaaaaaaaaatagaaatgcaaaagcaaaagtcgaaagaattcaaatgcaaactttatttaaatcaatatgcatagatgcttagctacaatgtaaaacattcccaattaggaaaattgggatgttacaaataccTTTAATGATTCTGTCAATTAATGGTTGAAGATCTTCTCTTCTTAATTTGTCATAGTGCAGAGGCACTCCCAACTATTTAATTGAAAAAGAATCTAGATTACAGTAGAAAATCTGGGCACAAACCTTCGCTCTTTCTTCATCCATATTAATAGTGATGAGGTCCCTTTTATGAAAATTGATTTTCATACCCGAGAGACTTTCAAAGCAAGTTAAGATCCATTTAAAGTTCCTCGCCTTCCCATATGAATCCTCTAGAAATAGGAGAGTATCATCCGCATACTGGAGACTGATAATCCCACCCGGTATAGCATTTGTTAGTAACCCCGAAATTAATCCATGACTGGAAGCTTTAGTTAGCATTTTATAAAAAAACATCAGCTACTAAGTTGAATCACAGTGGGGATATGGGGTCTCCCTGTTTGAGACCTTTTCCACCTACAAAGTAGGGTCCAGTAGGGTCATTAATACGTACACTAAAAGTACCTTCAATCAATAGACTTTTGATCTAGGCGATCCATTTGGGGCCAAAACCCCGGGATTCAAGCATCTCAAACAGGAAATCCTAGCTAACCCGATCGTAAGCTTTTTCATAGTCTAGTTTGAGCACAAGCCCTAGGGTGTTAGATTTCTTCACTTTATAAATCACTTCATGAGCCGGCACCACACTCTCAAGGATATATCTCCCTTTAATAAATGCAGTTTGATTAGGGGAGATTAATATATTACTAATAGGGGACAATCTATTAGTATGTGCCTTGGAAAAAAATTAACAACACAATTACTCACACCGATAGGTCTGAATTTCTTCATAGTTTTGGCATCACGCTCCTTTGGTATTAAAATGATTAAAGCAAAGTTGAGTCTATGTATATCCAGTCTTCCTTCCTCAAAATCTCTCACCATAGCCATGAAATCTGCTTTAATCAGCTCCCAAAAGGTCTGATAAAAAGAAAAGATAGGCCATCAGGGCCAGGGGCACCATTAGCATatgaaccaaaaatggcctctttgATTTCCATCTCTGAGAAATTCTTTTGGAGACTCTCATTTTCAGTCTCTGTTATCAATTCATCTTCCTCCCAAAAGGCAGGACCAAGATGAATATTATGTCTCTCTTCATGGCTGAACAATCCTTTATAAAAGGAGTTCGCCACTCCCAGCATTTCCTCAGTAGTATAGACAGGTCCATGTTCACCAATTAGCTCAGATAAATGATTTTTGCGGTGTTTATGATTTGCTAAAGTATGAAAATAAGCATTATTTCTATCACCATCTTTAATTCTACGATTTCTTGATCTCTTCCACAAGGCAGTCTCCTCCTTTCTCATAATACTTTCTAATTCAGTTTTGATGTCTCTCATACGTATCTTATCCTCATCTGTAATACGGCGAGTCTCCACAAAAATATCTAAAATATCAAACTaattccttcttctttttcttaatgGCAGCTTCAATATTCACACTCCAGCCTTTAATCTTCCTCCTAAGACGTTTAGATTTAGAAATCCAAACATCAATAGCACCTCTACCCAAAACTGGGGTACTCCACACAGTCTCTACTATTTTTTTAAAGTCAGGTTGTTCTAACCACCATTTTTCAAACCTAAACATTTTGAGAGATGTAGCTCTTCGGGCCAACGTATCAAGCAGAAGGGGAGTATGATCACTTCCAATTCTGGGGAGAGCTCTCAGCATCGATAGTGGAAATAAGGCATCCCAAGAAGGGGAAACAAGAACTCTATCAATGGTGGCATAAATGGGGTTAGCCTGATTATTACACCAGGTGTATTTCCTATTAGCAATACTGATTTCCATCAATCCCCACTTATTGATCCAGTCATTAAAAATAAAAGCAACAGAGTGATTTATATTACCACTACTCTTATCAGCATCAGATCTAATGAGATTAAAATCATCACCCAAGATAATGGGATAAGAGGCACTATTCGTCACCTCATGTAATTCCGCAATAAATTCTACCTTGCGCTCATTATATGATGTACCATAAACCGCTAAGTTGCCACACAGATTTCTCAGTTTCGTTTCTAACCGTGTCACACAAAATTCTCTATTAACAAAGCCAATAACCTCATAGATGTCACTGTTCATGTCCACAAGGACACCACCAGCTGTACCATGAGCAAACATTTGATGCCAAACATAGTTCTTGTTGCCCGCAATTCTATTCAGGGTGTTATTATCAGTCGCGCACACTTTATCTCGTGAAccaaaacctcgagttgccccgtggtggcatcgCCGGCTGCTATGTAGGGGGGCAAGGCTTTTTGAGCACTGACCCAAGTTATTTCGAAAATACTTCGGGTGATAtcaattccctatgcaaattttaTGTTGAATTTTTTTAAACCAATGTTGGACCTCTATGAAAAAGTTCAACACTAGATAAAAGGGGCAAGAGGACCCATAAAAAAGAACAAGGAGGATACAAGGAGATTTTCGTGCTCTACCGCTAAACCGAGTTTATGGCGACACCTGCTGGCCTGGAGCTGGGGTGTCCAAGAAAACGAAGATGTGCTATCTCTGGTTCTCTGTCCTCAGTGGCGTAGGCAGGATGTCGGGGTGGTCCAATTGATATAAGCGGACGCGCACGGGCACACCCACGTGCGCATCCGGATGGCCCCTCATATATTGCTCCCTGCATCCACATATctcaaatctgaaataaaaaatcCATGCGACATCATGCACACTGATCATGTACAACAATGTCTCACATAAGAACAAATGTTTGGTAGCGGAAATAAATAGTGTTTGCGTAAAAATTATTTAAAGTGTACAACTCAATTATCAATTTTTTGGTTTTCATTGTAGGTACACACATAGTCGACAAGATCATTGAGTAGTTACGCGTGTACATGATGATCTCGAAAATTCTAATGAATCTGTAGAAAGTTCACAAGTCGAGCTGCATCTTGATCTTTAAAATCATTGGTTTGGGCAACATCATCACCTTCATTCTCGACAATTATATTGTGCAAAACGGACGGTACGAAGGAGGAACAAAAGAGGAGAGAACGAATGAATTTGGTAGGTCAAGGAGATAGATTTGGTGTAATTTACGATATGGTTGAATTGTCAGGTCCGATGTGGCGGGCACACCTGAACACCCCAATATCCATCTCATATTTggactggatatgaggggtgctgGTCAAGCCAAACGTTTGAGACTCGTTTGAGGCGTTCATTTGAATCGCATTTTTTGACTGGTTAGTAACCGGTGACCTGCTCGAACGTTTCAGTCGGTGTTTATGAGGTCCAACCGTAGATGCTCTAAGATACATAAAATATTGTATATAAAGGAtgcatcaattaattctttacaGAAGATTCAGAAAAAGGAGTACAGCAAGGGGATCACGTACTTAAAATGATGCTCGAGATGCGCCAAAAGGAAACGCGACCCCACCGTATCCCACCGTCGCACCCTTCACTGCGCTCGCTTTCGCCCGCTTCCATCCGCTCACCGCCCTCGCGATGCCGTCGCCTGCCACGGCCACGGCCGCGGCCGCGGGAGCGCCTCTCCATCGCCGCCCATGCGCGCCGCGACGCCCCGCGCAGGCCTCTCCTTGCTCTCTCGCCGCCCGGGCGGTCGTCGAATCCGCGCGCCACCCCGTCCCGACCCCGCTGCTCGCCCGCAGGCCCCGGCCGTCTCTGGCGGTGGCGAGGGCGGCGAGCCCCGACGCCGCCACCGGGGCGCGGTCTCCTGGCTCCGGCGGCCAGATGCTGGTGCGGATCTGGCCCCTCTCGACGGCGATGCCTCCGCCTGGCTTGGTTTTCATTCGTTTGCACGTGCGTGCGCGCGCGCTTAGCGGCGTGGTGTGTTTGTCTCGCAGGTGTTCGTCCCGCCGCACCCGCTGATCAAGCACTGGGTCTCCGTCCTGCGCAACGAGCAGACGCCCTGCGCCGTCTTCAGTGAGTGCCTCTGAAATGACCCGCGTGTTGCAATTGAACCCAACCGGCTGATGGCAGTCTGTTGTTGATTGACGTCCATACAAGAAGCGTTTTGCTAAAGCTGCACAGCTCTAAACTGAGAGATGGTTGTTGTGACTTGTTGTAGGGAGTGCTATGGCAGAGCTTGGTCGTCTGCTCATATATGAAGCCTCCAGGGATTGGCTGGTGAGTGGGGATCTTGCATTGCTGGGAATTATACGTTGATCATCTTACATTTGTAAAACACGAAAATGGAAAATATTCCGTGAGAGTGACATCAGTTTTGAAATGGCATTGAATGTTGTTACCTGGTTGAATGGCGAATGCCAGTAATACCTGAATTTATGGATCCTaactcataatgtttccatccccACTTCTTATCCAACCTGTTTTGCATGTATTTTTGAACACTTAAATTAGCTCTAGACAGAATGCTGTGGTGCTAAACTGCCCGAAAACACTTGCAGCCTACAATCACAGGAGAGATCCAAACACCCGTGGCTGTTTCAAGTGTTGAATTTATTGATCCAAGGGAGCCTGTTATGGTAAGTCTATTTCCTAG encodes:
- the LOC123415151 gene encoding uracil phosphoribosyltransferase, with amino-acid sequence MPSPATATAAAAGAPLHRRPCAPRRPAQASPCSLAARAVVESARHPVPTPLLARRPRPSLAVARAASPDAATGARSPGSGGQMLVFVPPHPLIKHWVSVLRNEQTPCAVFRSAMAELGRLLIYEASRDWLPTITGEIQTPVAVSSVEFIDPREPVMVVPILRAGLALAENASSILPATKTYHLGLRRDEETLQPSVYLNNLPEKIPEGTRVLVIDPMLATGGTIVAAVELLVDRGVTSKQIKVVSAVAAPPALQKLSNKFPGLHVYAGMIDSEVDERGYIVPGLGDAGDRSFAT